The following coding sequences lie in one Arthrobacter sp. PGP41 genomic window:
- a CDS encoding alpha/beta fold hydrolase, translating to MDSEVRQLFLGTGIRVPCLVRGDASAQPLLLLHAWGESRRSFDRLVPLLEEFRILAPDLRGQGDADKPVNGYSLEDQARDVAAILDALALESAAILGSSSGGYVAQQLAVMQPERADALILVGSPLTLQGRPAFADEVEALADPLDEDWVRQSLLWFPLGQAVPGWYLDDRVADGLKMPATVWKSVLAGLCQAVPPTEAGAIHAPTLILWGEQDGLLPRSQQEILAARIPGSVLKTYAGTGHVVLWECPERVAADTRAFLAGL from the coding sequence ATGGACTCCGAAGTCCGCCAGCTGTTCCTCGGCACCGGGATCCGCGTGCCGTGCCTGGTCCGGGGAGATGCCTCGGCGCAGCCCCTGCTTCTGCTCCATGCCTGGGGGGAATCACGCAGGAGCTTCGACCGGCTGGTCCCGCTTCTGGAGGAATTCCGGATCCTGGCGCCTGACCTGCGCGGCCAGGGGGATGCGGATAAACCTGTTAATGGCTATTCGCTGGAGGACCAGGCCCGGGACGTGGCCGCGATCCTCGATGCACTGGCTCTTGAATCGGCCGCCATCCTGGGCTCCTCAAGCGGCGGCTACGTGGCCCAGCAGTTGGCCGTGATGCAGCCTGAACGTGCTGATGCCCTGATCCTGGTGGGTTCGCCGCTGACCCTTCAAGGCAGGCCCGCGTTCGCCGACGAAGTGGAGGCCCTGGCCGACCCGCTGGACGAGGACTGGGTGCGTCAATCGCTGCTGTGGTTTCCCCTGGGCCAGGCGGTGCCCGGCTGGTACCTCGATGACCGGGTGGCGGATGGGCTGAAAATGCCTGCTACCGTGTGGAAGTCCGTGCTGGCAGGGCTCTGCCAGGCGGTACCGCCCACCGAAGCCGGAGCCATCCACGCCCCCACGCTGATCCTCTGGGGAGAGCAGGACGGCCTCCTGCCCCGCAGCCAGCAGGAAATCCTCGCAGCCCGCATTCCCGGCTCCGTCCTGAAAACGTACGCCGGAACCGGCCACGTGGTCCTCTGGGAATGCCCGGAGCGGGTGGCCGCGGATACCAGGGCATTCCTGGCGGGGCTTTGA
- a CDS encoding isochorismate synthase: protein MTSTFRTLTVPLDGKEFPGGLPAFLVRDDVLCWTRREAGLAGFGEIARFTATGPERFLEADIWWRHLVLEAEVIDSVELPGTGPVAFGSFAFSKTSAHESRLIVPEIVVGVRDGQVWLTQLTFDDGPLTGDGALVALDRWLAGGPAAAAATPVGAGPTAAADPAGDGTLGGARARAGGAVVRPLPLAAAATLHTGSLSEEAWMAAVEAGVAEIRTGALEKLVLARDVLATIPSGVHASAVLRELAARYRECWTYGVDGLVGATPEMLIQVEGRTAQARVLAGTLDRRDAHGEDGLPMDYATRVLAGSDKQRHEHEIAIQSLTSQLAPFSEAMNAHDEPFILELPNVWHLASDVKAELAEIEGHVPTCLALINALHPTAAVCGTPTEVAGALIRKLEHLDRGPYAGPVGWLDAAGNGEWGIALRGAVIESSTNVRLYAGCGIVDGSQPEAELAETWAKFRPMLESLGISS, encoded by the coding sequence ATGACGAGCACGTTCCGCACCTTGACAGTCCCCCTGGATGGAAAAGAATTCCCCGGGGGGCTTCCTGCGTTTCTGGTCCGGGACGATGTCCTCTGCTGGACCCGCCGCGAGGCCGGACTGGCAGGATTCGGCGAGATTGCGCGCTTCACGGCAACGGGCCCCGAGCGGTTCCTTGAGGCAGACATCTGGTGGCGCCACCTGGTCCTTGAGGCCGAGGTCATTGATTCCGTGGAGCTTCCTGGCACCGGGCCGGTGGCCTTCGGCTCCTTTGCCTTTTCCAAGACCTCGGCGCACGAATCGCGGCTGATCGTGCCGGAAATCGTAGTGGGCGTGCGCGACGGCCAGGTGTGGCTCACCCAGCTGACGTTCGACGACGGTCCCCTCACCGGAGACGGCGCCCTCGTCGCACTGGACCGCTGGCTTGCCGGCGGTCCAGCAGCTGCTGCGGCCACACCCGTTGGAGCAGGCCCGACGGCGGCAGCGGACCCTGCCGGGGACGGCACCCTGGGCGGTGCCCGTGCCAGGGCGGGCGGCGCCGTCGTGCGTCCCCTCCCGCTCGCCGCGGCGGCAACCTTGCACACCGGTTCCTTGAGCGAGGAAGCCTGGATGGCCGCCGTCGAAGCGGGCGTAGCCGAAATCCGGACGGGTGCGCTGGAGAAGCTGGTGCTCGCCCGGGACGTGTTGGCCACTATTCCGTCGGGCGTACACGCCTCAGCGGTGCTGCGGGAGCTCGCCGCGCGGTACCGCGAGTGCTGGACATACGGGGTGGACGGGCTGGTGGGGGCGACTCCGGAGATGCTGATCCAGGTTGAGGGCCGCACTGCCCAGGCCCGCGTGCTGGCAGGAACACTGGACCGCCGCGATGCGCACGGCGAAGACGGCCTCCCCATGGATTACGCCACCCGCGTGCTGGCAGGATCCGACAAGCAGCGGCACGAACACGAGATCGCCATTCAATCGCTGACCTCGCAACTGGCACCGTTCTCGGAAGCCATGAACGCCCATGACGAGCCGTTCATCCTGGAACTGCCCAACGTGTGGCACCTGGCATCCGATGTGAAGGCTGAGCTCGCAGAGATCGAAGGGCATGTGCCCACCTGCCTTGCGCTTATCAACGCCCTGCACCCCACCGCGGCCGTCTGCGGAACTCCCACGGAGGTGGCCGGGGCACTCATCCGCAAACTGGAGCACCTGGACCGCGGACCGTACGCCGGGCCGGTGGGTTGGCTTGACGCGGCAGGAAACGGCGAGTGGGGCATTGCCCTGCGCGGCGCCGTCATCGAGTCCTCCACCAACGTGCGGCTTTATGCCGGCTGCGGAATAGTCGACGGGTCACAGCCCGAAGCGGAGCTCGCTGAAACGTGGGCCAAGTTCCGGCCGATGCTGGAGTCGCTCGGCATCAGCAGTTGA